From a region of the Alnus glutinosa chromosome 1, dhAlnGlut1.1, whole genome shotgun sequence genome:
- the LOC133858915 gene encoding classical arabinogalactan protein 25, protein MASFWFHLALIMAFMASPLLSLSSQINSKAYAIAATPSFLTNPPPLSPFQELSPDILPLLPSPGGAVPPTGFSMPTIPSSPSPPNPDELVAPGPDSAFSPLGSLPASAAAPKVLVSYLNTAVFVGLAAYWSISLLRI, encoded by the coding sequence ATGGCTTTCATGGCCTCACCTTTGCTTTCTTTATCTTCTCAGATTAATTCTAAAGCCTACGCCATCGCAGCCACACCATCATTCTTGACAAACCCTCCGCCCCTATCTCCTTTCCAAGAATTATCCCCCGACATTCTTCCACTTTTGCCTTCTCCTGGTGGCGCGGTTCCTCCAACTGGGTTCTCCATGCCCACCATTCCTTCAAGCCCGAGCCCTCCGAATCCAGACGAGTTGGTTGCGCCTGGCCCTGATTCTGCGTTTTCACCACTTGGCTCATTACCGGCTTCCGCCGCAGCACCTAAAGTCTTGGTTTCCTACTTAAACACAGCCGTTTTTGTAGGTTTGGCTGCATATTGGTCTATAAGTCTGCTTAGGATATAG